Proteins found in one Drosophila innubila isolate TH190305 chromosome X, UK_Dinn_1.0, whole genome shotgun sequence genomic segment:
- the LOC117793786 gene encoding tyrosine-protein phosphatase 10D isoform X2: MLYTLSKATTRIRLKRQQQHYKTTTTAAATKATQQHCWLWSFALLAAFCAQQVHGADLAISIPNNPGLDDGASYRLDYSPPFGYPEPNTTIASRDIGDEIQFSRALPGTKYNFWLYYTNFTHHDWLTWTVTITTAPDPPSNLSVQVRSGKNAIILWSPPTQGSYTAFKIKVLGLSEASSSYNRTFQVSDNTFQHSVKELTPGATYQVQAYTIYDGKESVAYTSRNFTTKPNTPGKFIVWFRNETTLLVLWQPPYPAGIYTHYKVSIEPPDANDSVLYVEKEGEPPGPAQAAFKGLVPGRAYNISVQTMSEDEISLPTTAQYRTVPLRPLNVTFDKDFITSNSFRVLWEAPKGVSEFDKYQVSVATTRRQSTVARSNEPIAFFDFRDIAEPGKTFNVIVKTVSGKVTSWPATGDVTLRPLPVRNLRSFNDDKTNTMIITWEADPASTQDEYRIVYHELETFNGDTSTLTTERTRFTLESLLPGRNYSLSVQAVSKKVESNETSIFVVTRPSSPIIEDLKSIRMGLNISWKSDVNSKQEQYEVLYSRNGTSEVRTLITKESRLVIKNLQPGAGYELKVFAVSHELRSEPHAYFQAVFPNPPRNMTIETVRSNSVLVHWSPPESGEFTEYSIRYRTDSEQQWVRLPSVRSTEADITDMTKGEKYTIQVNTVSFGVESPNPQEVNTTVPPNPVSNIIQLVDSRNITLEWPKPEGRVESYILKWWPSDNPSRVQTKNVSENKSADDLSTVRVLIGDLMPGLQYKFDIQTTSYGILSGITSLYPRTMPLIQSDVVVANGEKEDERDTITLSYTPTPQSSSKFDIYRFSLGDTEIKDKEKLANDTDRKVTFTGLIPGRLYNITVWTVSGGVASLPIQRQDRLYPEPITQLHATNITDTEISLRWDLPKGEYNDFDIAYLTADNLLAQNMTTRNEITINDLRPHRNYTFTVVVRSGTESSVLRSSAPLSASFTTNEAVPGRVERFHPMDVQPSEINFEWSLPSSEANGVIRQFSIAYTNINNMTDAGMQDFDSEESFGVIKNLKPGETYVFKIQAKTAIGYGPEREYKQTMPILAPPRPATQVVPTEVYRSSSTIQIRFRKNYFSDQNGQVRTYTIIVAEDDAKNASGLEMPSWLDVQSYNTWLPYQVIDPYYPFENRSVEDFTIGTDNCDNHKIGYCNGPLKSGTTYRVKVRAFTGPDKFTDTAYSFPIQTDQDNTSLIVAITVPLTIILVLLVTLMFYKRRRNNCRKTTKDSRANDNMSLPDSVIEQNRPILIKNFAEHYRLMSADSDFRFSEEFEELKHVGRDQPCTFADLPCNRPKNRFTNILPYDHSRFKLQPVDDDEGSDYINANYVPGHNSPREFIVTQGPLHSTRDDFWRMCWESNSRAIVMLTRCFEKGREKCDQYWPNDTVPVFYGDIKVQILNDSHYADWVMTEFMLCRGSEQRILRHFHFITWPDFGVPNPPQTLVRFVRAFRDRIGAEQRPILVHCSAGVGRSGTFITLDRILQQINTSDYVDIFGIVYAMRKERVWMVQTEQQYICIHQCLLAVLEGKENIVGPARVMDDNEGFEDDEGIAESGM; the protein is encoded by the exons CAAGTCCATGGCGCCGATTTGGCCATTAGCATACCGAATAATCCGGGCCTAGACGATGGTGCCTCATATCGGCTGGACTATAGTCCGCCCTTTGGTTATCCGGAGCCAAACACAACGATTGCCTCACGGGATATTGGCGATGAGATTCAATTTTCACGCGCTTTGCCCGGCACCAAATACAATTTCTGGCTGTATTACACAAATTTTACTCATCATGATTGGCTTACATGGACGGTGACCATAACGACGG cACCCGATCCGCCGTCAAATCTCTCCGTGCAGGTGCGCAGCGGCAAGaatgcaataattttatgGTCACCGCCCACGCAAGGCAGTTATACGGCATTTAAGATTAAGGTGCTTGGCCTATCGGAGGCATCGAGCAGCTATAATCGCACCTTCCAGGTCAGCGATAATACATTCCAGCACAGTGTCAAGGAACTGACACCGGGCGCCACATATCAGGTGCAGGCCTATACCATTTACGATGGCAAGGAATCTGTGGCCTATACGAGTCGTAACTTTACCACAA AACCCAATACGCCTGGAAAATTCATAGTGTGGTTCCGCAATGAAACAACATTGCTGGTGCTGTGGCAACCTCCGTATCCGGCGGGAATTTACACGCATTATAAGGTTTCGATAGAGCCGCCAGATGCGAATGACAGTGTGCTTTATGTGGAGAAGGAGGGAGAACCTCCGGGTCCGGCTCAAGCGGCATTCAAGGGTCTAGTGCCGGGACGTGCCTACAATATATCGGTGCAAACAATGTCCGAGGATGAGATATCGttgccaacaacagcacaatATCGCACGGTGCCGTTACGACCCTTAAATGTGACATTCGACAAGGATTTCATCACATCCAATTCGTTTCGGGTGCTTTGGGAAGCGCCCAAGGGCGTTTCCGAGTTTGACAAATATCAAGTATCCGTGGCGACAACACGACGTCAATCGACAGTTGCCCGCAGCAATGAACCGATTGCTTTCTTCGATTTCCGTGACATTGCCGAGCCGGGCAAGACCTTCAATGTGATTGTGAAGACGGTATCCGGAAAGGTCACATCCTGGCCAGCGACTGGCGATGTCACTTTGCGACCTCTGCCCGTTCGCAATTTGCGTAGCTTCAATGATGACAAAACCAACACCATGATCATCACCTGGGAGGCAGATCCAGCCAGCACCCAGGATGAGTATCGCATTGT CTACCACGAGCTGGAGACCTTCAATGGCGATACGAGCACTCTAACAACGGAACGTACACGCTTTACCTTGGAGAGCCTGTTGCCCGGACGTAATTATTCGCTGTCCGTTCAGGCGGTTTCCAAGAAAGTGGAATCGAATGAGACGAGCATCTTTGTTGTAACACGACCCTCTTCCCCGATCATTGAGGATCTGAAGAGCATACGCATGGGCCTCAACATTAGTTGGAAGAGCGATGTTAACTCCAAGCAGGAACAGTACGAGGTGCTTTACTCCCGCAATGGTACCAGCGAGGTGCGCACTCTTATCACTAAGGAATCCCGCTTGGTTATCAAGAATCTTCAGCCTGGTGCTGGCTATGAGCTTAAAGTGTTTGCTGTTAGTCACGAGCTGAGAAGTGAACCTCATGCCTACTTCCAGGCAGTCT TTCCCAATCCTCCCAGGAACATGACCATTGAAACGGTGCGCAGCAATTCTGTTCTTGTGCATTGGTCGCCACCGGAGAGTGGTGAATTCACCGAGTATTCCATACGTTATCGCACAGACAGTGAACAGCAATGGGTGCGATTGCCGAGCGTGAGATCAACCGAGGCAGACATCACAGACATGACTAAAGGAGAAAAGTACACGATTCAGGTGAACACGGTTAGTTTTGGCGTCGAGAGTCCAAATCCCCAGGAGGTCAACACTACGGTACCGCCGAATCCAGTTTCCAATATCATTCAACTAGTCGACTCGCGCAACATAACACTCGAGTGGCCCAAACCGGAGGGACGTGTCGAGTCCTATATACTCAAGTGGTGGCCTAGTGATAATCCTAGTCGTGTGCAGACGAAGAACGTCTCGGAGAATAAGTCGG CTGACGATCTGTCGACGGTGCGTGTGCTAATCGGAGATTTAATGCCTGGTCTGCAGTACAAGTTTGACATACAGACGACCTCGTATGGCATTCTATCGGGCATAACGAGTCTTTATCCACGCACGATGCCTTTGATACAGTCCGATGTTGTGGTGGCCAATGGCGAAAAGGAGGATGAAAGAGATACGATCACATTGAGCTATACTCCAACACCACAATCGTCATCCAAATTCGATATCTATCGCTTCTCGCTGGGCGATACAGAGATCAAGGATAAGGAGAAGCTGGCAAATGATACGGATCGTAAGGTGACCTTCACGGGATTAATACCGGGTCGTCTCTACAACATCACCGTGTGGACAGTGAGCGGTGGTGTGGCAAGTTTGCCCATACAACGACAGGATCGCTTATATCCCGAGCCGATCACTCAACTGCATGCCACCAATATCACAGATACGGAAATCTCACTGCGCTGGGATCTACCCAAGGGGGAATACAATGACTTTGACATTGCCTATTTGACGGCTGACAATCTGTTGGCCCAAAACATGACGACACGCAATGAAATAACGATCAATGACTTGCGACCCCATCGGAATTACACCTTCACAGTCGTTGTACGATCGGGCACCGAATCGTCGGTACTACGAAGTAGTGCACCGCTTTCGGCTAGCTTTACCACCAATGAGGCGGTACCGGGACGTGTGGAACGCTTCCATCCGATGGATGTGCAACCGAGTGAGATCAATTTCGAATGGTCGTTGCCCTCAAGCGAGGCAAATGGCGTGATTCGACAATTCTCGATCGCTTATACCAATATCAATAATATGACGGATGCGGGTATGCAGGACTTTGATTCCGAAGAGTCCTTTGGCGTTATTAAGAATCTCAAGCCCGGTGAGACGTATGTATTTAAGATACAAGCCAAAACCGCTATTGGCTATGGCCCGGAGCGAGAGTATAAACAAACGATGCCAATTTTGGCACCACCACGTCCAGCTACCCAAGTGGTGCCCACTGAAGTCTATCGCAGCTCATCCACCATACAGATCCGATTTAGAAAGAACTATTTCTCCGATCAGAATGGACAGGTGCGCACGTATACGATCATTGTGGCCGAGGATGATGCGAAGAATGCCTCGGGATTGGAAATGCCCAGTTGGCTGGATGTGCAATCGTATAACACTTGGTTGCCCTATCAGGTCATTGATCCCTATTATCCCTTCGAAAATCGATCGGTTGAGGACTTTACCATCGGCACCGATAATTGTGATAATCATAAGATCGGCTATTGCAATGGACCACTCAAATCGGGCACTACGTATCGTGTTAAAGTGCGCGCTTTTACCGGACCCGATAAATTCACGGATACCGCTTACAGTTTTCCCATACAGACAG ATCAGGATAATACCTCGCTGATTGTGGCTATAACGGTGCCATTAACGATTATTTTGGTGCTGCTGGTGACGTTGATGTTTTACAAGCGTCGTCGCAACAATTGCCGTAAGACGACCAAGGACTCGAGGGCCAATGATAATATGTCCCTGCCGGACAGTGTGATTGAACAGAATCGCCCGATATTGATCAAGAACTTTGCGGAACATTATCGTCTCATGTCCGCCGATTCGGATTTCCGTTTCAGCGAGGAATTTGAGGAATTGAAGCATGTGGGTCGCGATCAACCTTGCACATTCGCTGATCTACCCTGTAATCGTCCAAAGAATCGTTTCACCAACATTCTACCCTATGATCACTCACGCTTCAAGTTGCAACCCGTCGATGATGATGAGGGATCCGATTATATCAATGCCAACTATGTGCCCGGTCACAATTCGCCGCGTGAATTCATTGTGACCCAGGGACCACTACACTCAACCAGGGATGACTTCTGGCGCATGTGCTGGGAGAGCAATTCACGTGCCATTGTCATGTTGACCCGCTGCTTTGAGAAGGGTCGCGAAAAGTGCGATCAATATTGGCCAAATGATACGGTGCCGGTATTTTATGGTGACATCAAGGTGCAAATACTCAACGATAGTCACTACGCCGACTGGGTGATGACCGAGTTCATGCTGTGTCGG GGCAGTGAACAGCGCATATTGCGTCACTTTCACTTCATCACCTGGCCGGACTTTGGGGTACCGAATCCGCCACAGACGCTGGTGAGATTCGTGCGCGCCTTTCGCGATCGCATCGGTGCCGAGCAGCGTCCAATATTGGTGCACTGCAGCGCTGGCGTTGGCAGATCGGGCACCTTTATCACATTGGATCGCATTCTACAGCAGATCAATACGTCCGATTATGTGGACATCTTTGGCATTGTCTATGCCATGCGCAAAG AGCGCGTTTGGATGGTGCAAACGGAGCAGCAATATATCTGCATACATCAGTGCCTGTTGGCGGTGCTGGAGGGCAAGGAGAATATTGTGGGTCCGGCGCGTGTTATGGATGACAATGAGGGCTTTGAAG ATGACGAGGGCATCGCGGAGTCGGGCATGTAG
- the LOC117793819 gene encoding uncharacterized protein LOC117793819, giving the protein MSINWIKITERAREGIKIINALPYETFTTVLLYVHRQMSPTSSATGAGGGAGGGGLSGLSGSMTTTVGTSVTTTERSGSGTETSQTSSEPEYTLEELERLVGVPRADFLLLIKTFSYILRRISTFIIKPSLLQRELREKLQLQDEAKIDAILRLWVRQTTPMMNNLASERYESNVIEDMAWKLNVEIASHCQQREKTALAVLQLKTGAGEDINFEMTQPELLQLFNQFEHIQSELDATLANMKGTTNEKMSN; this is encoded by the exons ATGAGCAttaattggataaaaataacCGAACG TGCACGCGAAGGCATCAAAATCATCAATGCCCTGCCCTATGAGACATTCACCACAGTGCTGCTCTACGTGCATCGCCAGATGAGCCCGACGAGCAGTGCAACGGGTGCCGGGGGCGGTGCTGGAGGGGGCGGACTATCGGGACTATCGGGCAGCATGACGACAACGGTGGGCACCAGCGTCACAACAACTGAGAGATCCGGAAGTGGCACGGAAACAAGTCAGACGAGCAGTGAACCGGAATATACGCTGGAGGAGTTGGAGCGTTTGGTGGGCGTGCCACGTGCCGATTTCTTGCTGTTGATCAAAACATTCTCGTACATATTGCGACGCATCTCGACGTTCATCATTAAGCCAAGTCTCTTGCAGCGGGAATTGCGCGagaagctgcagctgcaagaTGAGGCCAAAATCGATGCCATTCTACGACTGTGGGTGCGACAAACGACGCCCATGATGAACAATTTGGCCAGCGAGCGTTACGAATCGAATGTCATTGAGGATATGGCCTGGAAGTTGAATGTCGAGATTGCCTCCCACTGCCAGCAGCGGGAGAAGACGGCCTTGGCGGTGCTCCAGCTGAAAACCGGAGCTGGCGAGGACATTAACTTTGAGATGACGCAGCcggagctgctgcagctgttcAATCAATTCGAGCACATACAATCCGAGCTGGACGCAACGTTGGCCAATATGAAAGGCACCACCAACGAAAAGATGTCGAATTAG
- the LOC117793786 gene encoding tyrosine-protein phosphatase 10D isoform X1, which produces MLYTLSKATTRIRLKRQQQHYKTTTTAAATKATQQHCWLWSFALLAAFCAQQVHGADLAISIPNNPGLDDGASYRLDYSPPFGYPEPNTTIASRDIGDEIQFSRALPGTKYNFWLYYTNFTHHDWLTWTVTITTAPDPPSNLSVQVRSGKNAIILWSPPTQGSYTAFKIKVLGLSEASSSYNRTFQVSDNTFQHSVKELTPGATYQVQAYTIYDGKESVAYTSRNFTTKPNTPGKFIVWFRNETTLLVLWQPPYPAGIYTHYKVSIEPPDANDSVLYVEKEGEPPGPAQAAFKGLVPGRAYNISVQTMSEDEISLPTTAQYRTVPLRPLNVTFDKDFITSNSFRVLWEAPKGVSEFDKYQVSVATTRRQSTVARSNEPIAFFDFRDIAEPGKTFNVIVKTVSGKVTSWPATGDVTLRPLPVRNLRSFNDDKTNTMIITWEADPASTQDEYRIVYHELETFNGDTSTLTTERTRFTLESLLPGRNYSLSVQAVSKKVESNETSIFVVTRPSSPIIEDLKSIRMGLNISWKSDVNSKQEQYEVLYSRNGTSEVRTLITKESRLVIKNLQPGAGYELKVFAVSHELRSEPHAYFQAVFPNPPRNMTIETVRSNSVLVHWSPPESGEFTEYSIRYRTDSEQQWVRLPSVRSTEADITDMTKGEKYTIQVNTVSFGVESPNPQEVNTTVPPNPVSNIIQLVDSRNITLEWPKPEGRVESYILKWWPSDNPSRVQTKNVSENKSADDLSTVRVLIGDLMPGLQYKFDIQTTSYGILSGITSLYPRTMPLIQSDVVVANGEKEDERDTITLSYTPTPQSSSKFDIYRFSLGDTEIKDKEKLANDTDRKVTFTGLIPGRLYNITVWTVSGGVASLPIQRQDRLYPEPITQLHATNITDTEISLRWDLPKGEYNDFDIAYLTADNLLAQNMTTRNEITINDLRPHRNYTFTVVVRSGTESSVLRSSAPLSASFTTNEAVPGRVERFHPMDVQPSEINFEWSLPSSEANGVIRQFSIAYTNINNMTDAGMQDFDSEESFGVIKNLKPGETYVFKIQAKTAIGYGPEREYKQTMPILAPPRPATQVVPTEVYRSSSTIQIRFRKNYFSDQNGQVRTYTIIVAEDDAKNASGLEMPSWLDVQSYNTWLPYQVIDPYYPFENRSVEDFTIGTDNCDNHKIGYCNGPLKSGTTYRVKVRAFTGPDKFTDTAYSFPIQTDQDNTSLIVAITVPLTIILVLLVTLMFYKRRRNNCRKTTKDSRANDNMSLPDSVIEQNRPILIKNFAEHYRLMSADSDFRFSEEFEELKHVGRDQPCTFADLPCNRPKNRFTNILPYDHSRFKLQPVDDDEGSDYINANYVPGHNSPREFIVTQGPLHSTRDDFWRMCWESNSRAIVMLTRCFEKGREKCDQYWPNDTVPVFYGDIKVQILNDSHYADWVMTEFMLCRGSEQRILRHFHFITWPDFGVPNPPQTLVRFVRAFRDRIGAEQRPILVHCSAGVGRSGTFITLDRILQQINTSDYVDIFGIVYAMRKERVWMVQTEQQYICIHQCLLAVLEGKENIVGPARVMDDNEGFEGEEGAIIATIEDHHRLQQDEAEAIDDENAAILHDDQQPLTSNFSAHVASFGGGGGGTANGLGLASNSMSSFGVGGNGNSEQTDR; this is translated from the exons CAAGTCCATGGCGCCGATTTGGCCATTAGCATACCGAATAATCCGGGCCTAGACGATGGTGCCTCATATCGGCTGGACTATAGTCCGCCCTTTGGTTATCCGGAGCCAAACACAACGATTGCCTCACGGGATATTGGCGATGAGATTCAATTTTCACGCGCTTTGCCCGGCACCAAATACAATTTCTGGCTGTATTACACAAATTTTACTCATCATGATTGGCTTACATGGACGGTGACCATAACGACGG cACCCGATCCGCCGTCAAATCTCTCCGTGCAGGTGCGCAGCGGCAAGaatgcaataattttatgGTCACCGCCCACGCAAGGCAGTTATACGGCATTTAAGATTAAGGTGCTTGGCCTATCGGAGGCATCGAGCAGCTATAATCGCACCTTCCAGGTCAGCGATAATACATTCCAGCACAGTGTCAAGGAACTGACACCGGGCGCCACATATCAGGTGCAGGCCTATACCATTTACGATGGCAAGGAATCTGTGGCCTATACGAGTCGTAACTTTACCACAA AACCCAATACGCCTGGAAAATTCATAGTGTGGTTCCGCAATGAAACAACATTGCTGGTGCTGTGGCAACCTCCGTATCCGGCGGGAATTTACACGCATTATAAGGTTTCGATAGAGCCGCCAGATGCGAATGACAGTGTGCTTTATGTGGAGAAGGAGGGAGAACCTCCGGGTCCGGCTCAAGCGGCATTCAAGGGTCTAGTGCCGGGACGTGCCTACAATATATCGGTGCAAACAATGTCCGAGGATGAGATATCGttgccaacaacagcacaatATCGCACGGTGCCGTTACGACCCTTAAATGTGACATTCGACAAGGATTTCATCACATCCAATTCGTTTCGGGTGCTTTGGGAAGCGCCCAAGGGCGTTTCCGAGTTTGACAAATATCAAGTATCCGTGGCGACAACACGACGTCAATCGACAGTTGCCCGCAGCAATGAACCGATTGCTTTCTTCGATTTCCGTGACATTGCCGAGCCGGGCAAGACCTTCAATGTGATTGTGAAGACGGTATCCGGAAAGGTCACATCCTGGCCAGCGACTGGCGATGTCACTTTGCGACCTCTGCCCGTTCGCAATTTGCGTAGCTTCAATGATGACAAAACCAACACCATGATCATCACCTGGGAGGCAGATCCAGCCAGCACCCAGGATGAGTATCGCATTGT CTACCACGAGCTGGAGACCTTCAATGGCGATACGAGCACTCTAACAACGGAACGTACACGCTTTACCTTGGAGAGCCTGTTGCCCGGACGTAATTATTCGCTGTCCGTTCAGGCGGTTTCCAAGAAAGTGGAATCGAATGAGACGAGCATCTTTGTTGTAACACGACCCTCTTCCCCGATCATTGAGGATCTGAAGAGCATACGCATGGGCCTCAACATTAGTTGGAAGAGCGATGTTAACTCCAAGCAGGAACAGTACGAGGTGCTTTACTCCCGCAATGGTACCAGCGAGGTGCGCACTCTTATCACTAAGGAATCCCGCTTGGTTATCAAGAATCTTCAGCCTGGTGCTGGCTATGAGCTTAAAGTGTTTGCTGTTAGTCACGAGCTGAGAAGTGAACCTCATGCCTACTTCCAGGCAGTCT TTCCCAATCCTCCCAGGAACATGACCATTGAAACGGTGCGCAGCAATTCTGTTCTTGTGCATTGGTCGCCACCGGAGAGTGGTGAATTCACCGAGTATTCCATACGTTATCGCACAGACAGTGAACAGCAATGGGTGCGATTGCCGAGCGTGAGATCAACCGAGGCAGACATCACAGACATGACTAAAGGAGAAAAGTACACGATTCAGGTGAACACGGTTAGTTTTGGCGTCGAGAGTCCAAATCCCCAGGAGGTCAACACTACGGTACCGCCGAATCCAGTTTCCAATATCATTCAACTAGTCGACTCGCGCAACATAACACTCGAGTGGCCCAAACCGGAGGGACGTGTCGAGTCCTATATACTCAAGTGGTGGCCTAGTGATAATCCTAGTCGTGTGCAGACGAAGAACGTCTCGGAGAATAAGTCGG CTGACGATCTGTCGACGGTGCGTGTGCTAATCGGAGATTTAATGCCTGGTCTGCAGTACAAGTTTGACATACAGACGACCTCGTATGGCATTCTATCGGGCATAACGAGTCTTTATCCACGCACGATGCCTTTGATACAGTCCGATGTTGTGGTGGCCAATGGCGAAAAGGAGGATGAAAGAGATACGATCACATTGAGCTATACTCCAACACCACAATCGTCATCCAAATTCGATATCTATCGCTTCTCGCTGGGCGATACAGAGATCAAGGATAAGGAGAAGCTGGCAAATGATACGGATCGTAAGGTGACCTTCACGGGATTAATACCGGGTCGTCTCTACAACATCACCGTGTGGACAGTGAGCGGTGGTGTGGCAAGTTTGCCCATACAACGACAGGATCGCTTATATCCCGAGCCGATCACTCAACTGCATGCCACCAATATCACAGATACGGAAATCTCACTGCGCTGGGATCTACCCAAGGGGGAATACAATGACTTTGACATTGCCTATTTGACGGCTGACAATCTGTTGGCCCAAAACATGACGACACGCAATGAAATAACGATCAATGACTTGCGACCCCATCGGAATTACACCTTCACAGTCGTTGTACGATCGGGCACCGAATCGTCGGTACTACGAAGTAGTGCACCGCTTTCGGCTAGCTTTACCACCAATGAGGCGGTACCGGGACGTGTGGAACGCTTCCATCCGATGGATGTGCAACCGAGTGAGATCAATTTCGAATGGTCGTTGCCCTCAAGCGAGGCAAATGGCGTGATTCGACAATTCTCGATCGCTTATACCAATATCAATAATATGACGGATGCGGGTATGCAGGACTTTGATTCCGAAGAGTCCTTTGGCGTTATTAAGAATCTCAAGCCCGGTGAGACGTATGTATTTAAGATACAAGCCAAAACCGCTATTGGCTATGGCCCGGAGCGAGAGTATAAACAAACGATGCCAATTTTGGCACCACCACGTCCAGCTACCCAAGTGGTGCCCACTGAAGTCTATCGCAGCTCATCCACCATACAGATCCGATTTAGAAAGAACTATTTCTCCGATCAGAATGGACAGGTGCGCACGTATACGATCATTGTGGCCGAGGATGATGCGAAGAATGCCTCGGGATTGGAAATGCCCAGTTGGCTGGATGTGCAATCGTATAACACTTGGTTGCCCTATCAGGTCATTGATCCCTATTATCCCTTCGAAAATCGATCGGTTGAGGACTTTACCATCGGCACCGATAATTGTGATAATCATAAGATCGGCTATTGCAATGGACCACTCAAATCGGGCACTACGTATCGTGTTAAAGTGCGCGCTTTTACCGGACCCGATAAATTCACGGATACCGCTTACAGTTTTCCCATACAGACAG ATCAGGATAATACCTCGCTGATTGTGGCTATAACGGTGCCATTAACGATTATTTTGGTGCTGCTGGTGACGTTGATGTTTTACAAGCGTCGTCGCAACAATTGCCGTAAGACGACCAAGGACTCGAGGGCCAATGATAATATGTCCCTGCCGGACAGTGTGATTGAACAGAATCGCCCGATATTGATCAAGAACTTTGCGGAACATTATCGTCTCATGTCCGCCGATTCGGATTTCCGTTTCAGCGAGGAATTTGAGGAATTGAAGCATGTGGGTCGCGATCAACCTTGCACATTCGCTGATCTACCCTGTAATCGTCCAAAGAATCGTTTCACCAACATTCTACCCTATGATCACTCACGCTTCAAGTTGCAACCCGTCGATGATGATGAGGGATCCGATTATATCAATGCCAACTATGTGCCCGGTCACAATTCGCCGCGTGAATTCATTGTGACCCAGGGACCACTACACTCAACCAGGGATGACTTCTGGCGCATGTGCTGGGAGAGCAATTCACGTGCCATTGTCATGTTGACCCGCTGCTTTGAGAAGGGTCGCGAAAAGTGCGATCAATATTGGCCAAATGATACGGTGCCGGTATTTTATGGTGACATCAAGGTGCAAATACTCAACGATAGTCACTACGCCGACTGGGTGATGACCGAGTTCATGCTGTGTCGG GGCAGTGAACAGCGCATATTGCGTCACTTTCACTTCATCACCTGGCCGGACTTTGGGGTACCGAATCCGCCACAGACGCTGGTGAGATTCGTGCGCGCCTTTCGCGATCGCATCGGTGCCGAGCAGCGTCCAATATTGGTGCACTGCAGCGCTGGCGTTGGCAGATCGGGCACCTTTATCACATTGGATCGCATTCTACAGCAGATCAATACGTCCGATTATGTGGACATCTTTGGCATTGTCTATGCCATGCGCAAAG AGCGCGTTTGGATGGTGCAAACGGAGCAGCAATATATCTGCATACATCAGTGCCTGTTGGCGGTGCTGGAGGGCAAGGAGAATATTGTGGGTCCGGCGCGTGTTATGGATGACAATGAGGGCTTTGAAG GTGAAGAAGGCGCCATTATAGCAACCATTGAGGATCATCATCGATTGCAACAGGACGAAGCGGAGGCAATTGATGATGAGAATGCGGCAATCCTACATGATGATCAACAGCCACTGACCAGCAATTTCAGTGCACATGTGGCAAGctttggtggtggtggtggtggtaccGCAAACGGTCTTGGTTTGGCCTCCAATTCGATGAGTTCTTTTGGCGTGGGAGGTAATGGAAACTCGgagcagacggacagatga